One Methylocystis iwaonis genomic window, ATTGTTCCGAGACGCGCGACGGCAAGCTGCTGATCTTCGAAGCGGGGACGGCGATGGTCATCCATACGCTCGATTCCGAAGTGGTCTTTCCCTATAAGCGGCCCCAGATGGAGAAGATATTCGACGCTTTCGAAAAAATGCTTCGGGGCAAAGCGCAGGGGCGCTGAGGGCTGGTTCTGAAGTGGCGTTGACGCCCCTCTCGCTTCGAGACGGCTGCCATTTCAGTTTGAACAGCTCGCATCGGGAGCGCGTCATTCCCGGCGGGCTGAAAGCCCGAGCGGGAATCCAGAGCGACAAATACGCTGGTTTTACCCAGCGCCCGTCATTGCGAGCGAAGCGACGCAATCCAGGGCGGCGATGCGGCCCTGGATTGCTTCGTCGGCTCCGCCTCCTCGCAATGACGGCGGTGATTCCCCGTGTGTCCAAACGGTGCGAGCGTCGGAATGGCGCCGAACCAATCGCGCGGATCTCGTATTACGCAGCCTCCTCAGCACGAGGGTTTTTTGCATTTGCGCAAAACACTTGGGCCTCGACGCCTACTCAAGCGGCCGCCTTGTCCGCCTCCTTGGGCGCGCGGTCGACGATATTGACGAAAGCGTCGATGAGAGCCGGTCTTCCGATCAGATAGCCTTGCGCTTTGTCGCAGTGTTCGCCAGCAAGGAAGCGAAGCTCCTCCTGCGTTTCGACGCCCTCGGCGACGACGGGCAGGCCGAGGCTGCGCCCGAGACCGAGCACGGCGCGGACGATGGTGGCCGACTGATCGCAGTTCGTGACCGAGCCGATGAAGGTGCGGTCGATCTTCAATCTGTCGAAGGGAAAGGCGCGCAGATAAGTCAGCGACGAATAGCCGGTGCCAAAATCATCCATCGCAATCCTGACGCCCATGGCTTTGACGCTCAGCATGGTTTCGAGCGCCCGCTCGAAATCGACGATCAGGGTCGTTTCCGTGACCTCCAATTCGAGGCGGGCGGGGTCGAGACCGGACGCCGTGAGGATGTTGCGCAGGATCGCCGGGAAATGACGGTTGCGCAGGCTGGCGGCCGAAATATTGACGGAGATCGACAGCGGGTTGCGCCATTTGGCGGCTTCGCGGCAGGCGGCGGCCAGCACCCATTCGTCGAGGCGGAGCATGATCCTGCTCTCCTCCGCGATGGGGATGAAATCCGTTGGCGGAATGTTGCCGCGCGCAGGATGCGTCCAGCGCAGCAGGGCTTCGAAGCCGACGATTTCATTCGTCGAAATGTCGGTCTGGGGCTGATAGACGAGATGCAGCTCGTCGCCGTCGATCGCGCTGCGCAGATCCTGCTCGATGGCGCGGCGGTCGCGAATACGCGCCGCCATGACCGGGTCGAAGTGGCGATAGCCGCCGCGTTTTTCCGCCTTCGTCTGATAGAGCGCCATATCCGCGTGGGCGAGCAGCGTTTCGCGGTCGCCGCCGTCGGCGGGATGAAGGGCGATGCCGATGCTGGCCGACATGACGGCGCGCGATCGGTTCTTGTCATTCTCCATTTTGATCGCGTCGAGGATCGCCCGGGCGACGCGGCCGGCGGCGTCACGATCGGCGATGCCGGGCAGGATCGCGGCGAATTCGTCGCCGCCGAGCCGGGCGAGCGTCGCGCCGCCGCCCAACGCCGAGGAAACGACGCGCGCGAATGATTTGAGCATCGCGTCGCCCTCCGCGTGGCCGAAGAGGTCGTTCACTTCCTTGAAATGATCGAGGTCGATGAGCATCACCGCGAGGCGGCGTTCGGAATGAACAGACGCGGCGATCTCGGAATCGAGCATGTCGTAACAACTGCTCCGGTTCGGCAGGCCCGTCAGGACGTCGTGATGTGCGAGGAAGCGGATGCGGTCCTCGGCTTTTTGTCGGGCGCGAATATCCCGGACGGCGACGGCGATATGGGGGCTACCCTCGAAGTCGATCGTGCGGCAGAGTAGCTCGACGCGGATCAGCCCGCCACTCTCGCAAATGAGATCGGTTTCAAACGGCGTTTTCTGCGCCGCTTGGGCGGCTTCGCAAACATTATCCTTGGGAAAGAAGGCGGAAAGATCAGCTCCGAGGACGGATGTGCGATCCCTGCCGACAAGGGCGAGGAAACTGTCGTTGGCGGTGACGACGACGCCGTTGCAGCAAATCAGGAGCCCTTCGACGGCGGCGTTCGCGAGCCCGCGCATGCGCTCGGCTTCCGCGAGGCGGCGCCGGCGCTCGTTCTCGTTCAGAAGGCCGAACAGCGAAAACGTCACGATCAATATGCTCGACGCGGCGCTGACGATCGCCATCGCCGATGGCGAAATCGCGTTGGGAGGAATGGCGATCGTCGGATCGGGAATGACGGACATGGCGGCCATGCCGGTGAAATGGAGACCGCCGATCGCGGCGACCAGGAAGACCGCCGCCGCTGACCGCGCCGCCATCGAGGACGCGCGAAGGGCGCGGCTCAGGCCAAGCGCCGAGAAGGCCGCGCCGGCGATCACAGAGGCGGCCACGAGCGCGCCATCCCATGACATGCGGCCGGCGACCCTGAAAGCCGTCGCGCCGAGATAATGCGTCGCCGCCAGGCCGATCCCGAAAAGCAGGCCCGCGAGAGGCGCGGCGAATCTGAAATGCGCGGAAAGCGCCAGGCGGAACGCGAGGAAGCTCGACGCAATCGAGCCGAGGAGCGCGGCCAAGGCCAAGGCGGCGTCGTAGCCGTGGTCGACGCCAGGGGAATAGGCCAGCATGGCGACGAAATGCGTGGACCAGACGCCGAGGCCGATGGCCGTGGCGCAGACGGACAGCCAGGACAGGCGTTTTCCTGCCTCTGTCTCGGCCGCATGCGCGAGTAATGCGATGGCGGCGAACGCGGTCAGCGCGCAAACGCACGCGGCCAGGAAGACAAGCGATGGATCGTGCTGTTCAACCATACCAGCGTAGATGACAGGCATGAGTGGGTTTCGCCTCCGGCTGTCGCGGGCCGGGGCGGGGAACCGCGCCGTTCATGTCCGTCAACTGCGCGGCGTCATGCCGAGGGGCGGAACGCCCCTGTCCAGTCCCATGCGAGCATCATCGGAGGAGCCTTCAGCGACGTTAAAAGAATTAGGAAAAACCTCGGTGTAGCCAGAATCGCCAAGCGCGGCCATGGCGCTGGAGCACGTTAACCCGAATGCGGAACCCTGCGCTATTGGGCCGCGATTGCAAATGGCGGCCGATGCGCTTATGCGGGGCCGATCCTTCGGAAGGTTGGCGCATGACGGATTTCGACGCTCAGAATCGTATCGACGATTATCTTCGGCGCCAGGTCTTCGAGGAAGAATGCTTTCTGCGCGCCTATGAGATGGACCCCTATACACGTATCGTCTATCGGCGCTTTCGCGAATTGTACTGGACCGTCTCGAGACTGCTGAAGCGCGATAATGTGGCGAATGCGTCCAGCGCATTTCGCGCGCCGATCTTTCCGGCCGCCGTGCAGCTCCAGCCGGGGCCGCGTATTCTCATCGACGCGACCGATCTCGTGGCGAGCGGCAAGGCGACCGGCATCCAGCGCGTCGTCAAGGAGATTTCCGTCAACGCCGCAGCGCTCGGCCTCGGTCTTCCCGTCGTTGTGAAGGACGGAAAGCTCGTGGCGGCTTGCGGGGAGGGGGGCGAAACGATCGAGTGCCGAGAGGGCGACATATTGCTGCTTCTCGACGCCGGCTGGAACCGGCTCGACGATTACGCGCAGCTCCTGCAGGATTTTCGGGCGCGGGGCGGAAAGATCGTCGCTTGCCTCTACGATCTCTTCCCGCTGCTTTATCCGACGCTTTACACGCACACGCTGATCGCGAATTTCGAAGCCTGGACGCATCGCGTTCTGCTGGATTGCGACGCCATTGTCGCCATTTCGAAGAGCGTCGCGGATCGTTTCGCCACCTATGTGAAAGGGCTAGAGCGCAAGCCGCGGGACGGGATGAAGCTGGGATGGTGGCGCCTCGGCGCTGATTTCAAGCAAGAGGACAAAAAAGCGCCCGCGCCGTCGATCGAGGCGCTCGCGCGGCGCGCGCCGTTTTTTCTCAGCGTCGGGACAGTGGAAACCCGGAAAGGCTATCCGGTGGCTTTGGAGGCTTTCGAAAGACTCTGGGCGGAGGGGCTCGAGGCGAATTACATCATCGTCGGCCGACCGGGATGGAACGCCGCGGCTTTCGAAGACAGGTTGCGGAGGCATCGCGAGAAGGGGCGCCGGCTCTTCTGGCTCGACAACGCCAGCGACGCCGATTTGGCTTTTCTCTACCGCGAGGCCCGCGCGGTGGTTCTGCCGACCATGGCCGAAGGCTTCGGCCTGCCGCTCGTCGAAGCGGCGCATTTCGGCGCGCCCGTGATCGCCAGCGACATTGCCGTGTTTCGGGAGATCGGCGGCGACGCTGCGTGTTATTTCGATCTTCTGGACGCGGGGAGCCTCGTCGGGCGGATTCGCCAAATGCTTGCTGCGGAAAAACACGCGCCGGTTATCCCCCCATCGAGTTGGAGCGACTCGGCTGCCGAGCTGATGAGGATGCTGCGCGAGGATTGCTATCAGCGCAGCCTCGGTTGATCGCGTCTCATATAATGAATCCAGAGCCACAAGAGCGCTGGCTTTACTCAGAGCCCGTCATTGCGAGCGAAGCGAAGCAATCCAGGGCGGCGATGCGGCCCTGGATTGCTTCGTCGGCTCCGCCTCCTCGCAATGACGGCGGTGATTTCCTGTGTGTCCGAACGGCGGGAGCGTCGGGAATGACGCTGAAACGATTAAGCGGACCTCGTATCAGAAGCGGAAAGCCCCGAGAATGTAATCAGGCTTGTCCGGCGAGCAGGGGGCGTCCAGGGGCGTCGGAAAGGTCTCCTGGCTCGGCTCGAAACGATAGCGCGCGCGGCTGGCGAAGGAGATTTCCAGAACATCGGGAAGCGGAATATTCGCGATGAGATTATAGGGGACGCAATTATTGGCGTGCACATGCGTCACGGCAAAGAGGCGATGCAGCTTTTCGAGGACGCGCTTGGCGCGAAAATAGAATTGCGGCGAAGCGAGCTGCGAGAGGTCGTGAAACTCGCACACGATCTGCGCGTGCTTGACCAGAAGCTCGTCGGGAGTTGCGTCGAAGACCTCCCATTCCCACCCTTCGATGTCCATTTTCAAGAACAGGTCGGGCGTGTCACTCTTGGAGAATTCCGCGACGAGCGCCGCAAGCGACTCGCTGTCCGGGCCAGGCTGGGCCGCGATCATTTTGCGGTGGAAGCGCAGAAGCGGGTGCGAGGAAGGCGCGTTTTCGACCGAGTGGTCGAACTGCTCGACTGGAACGCCAGCCTGCGCCATTGCGAGATCCCAGGCGTCGTCGTCACAGACGCCAAAGGAAAAAGCGTGGATCACGCCGGTAAGATCGTCGAGCTGGACATAGCCGCCGTCGCCAGCCGAGCCGACCCGCGCCTTGGCGACGCCGATCGCTTTTTGTGGCTCCAGTAGCCGAAGCGTTGCGCGCAATTCATCCTGCAGCGCTCGCGTGCCGCTCGCAGAGCTCTGCGGGAAACGAGGGAGCAGCAAATCCTTTATCTCGATGAGGCGCGCTCGGGTCTCCTCGTGACGCCAGTCTGCGTCATTGACGGATTGCGGCAAAGCCTTGCGCCGCCATTCATCGTATTTCTTTCCGAGCTCCCCCAGCGTCGTCATTTCCGCCCCTCCGCCCGTCAGAACGGGTGATATTGATACAGCCAGTTCTCCGAGATCACCTTATCGCCGTTCTTCAGGAAGAGGCGCATCTCCACCGGATCGGTTCCGTCGACGGTGAGGTCGAACTGGGCGCGCCAGTGGCCGGGCACGCCGTCGAAAACCGCTTCAGTATAAATGTAGGAGAAGGTCCCGCGCGAGGCCCAGAGAATGGGCTCGGGCTTCACGCCATAAGGGAGCTTGGCGAGCGGATCGCCCAGAAACTCGACCATGAATTTACGCACGCCCTTGGGCCGGGGCTTGCCCGGCTGGCCGCCATTGCCGAGCCGCGTCGCGACGCAGCGCGCCAGGCCGGCGGGGTAGGGCTCGTCGGCCAGCCAGTGCAGGCGGTAGGAAAATTCGAAGGCGGCGCCGGGGACAGCAGGCTTATCGGGAACCCACATGGCGACGATATTGTCGTGGATTTCGTCGTCGGTCGGGATCTCGATGAGTTGCACCGCGCCCTTGCCCCAGTCGCCTTTCGGCTCGACCCAGACGCTCGGACGGCGGTCGTAGAAGACATTGTCCTGGTAATGGTCGTAGCTGCGGTCGCGCTGCATCAGGCCGAACCCCTTCGGATTTTCGTCGCCGAAGGCCGAGGCGACGACGCGCGAGGGGTTGTTGAGCGGTCGCCACAGGCGCTCGCCGGCGCCGGTCCACATGCTGAGGCCGTCGGAGTCGTGCACCTCCGGACGCCAGTCGACGGCAGTCGGCTTCACAGTCTCGGAGAACCAATACATGGAGGTGAGCGGCGCAATGCCGAAGCGGGTGAATTTACCGCGAAGATAAAGCGCGCAGTCGATGTCCATCACGACGCCCTTGCCGCGCGTCATCAGGAACTTATAGGCGCCGACGATCGAGGGGCCTTCGAGCAGCGCGTGGAGCACCACGCCATCCTCGGTCTCCGGCCCGACATAGATATGCGTAAAGTCGGGGAATTCCTCGCTGGCGCCGGCCTGCCAGGTGTCGAGCGCAACGCCGCGCGCCGAAAGTCCGTATTGCCGCAACTCGCCGATGGCGCGGAAATAGGAGGCGCCGAGAAAAGCGACCCAGTCGTTCTTCTTCCAGTCGAGCGGGCCTTCCTTGGATTCCTGGATTCGGAAGCCTGCGAAGCCCGCCCCCGGCGGCAGTTGCCGCGCGATGGAATCGTCGGGCATGTTGAAATAGCTCGTGTCGTAAAGCACCTCGCGCGCCACGCCGTTTTCGACGGCGTGGATACGCACAGCCTTTTTGAAGAACATGCCGAGATGGAAAAACTCGATCGGAAATCGCTCCTTCGTGTCGGCGAAGAGCGCGTGATCGGTATTGTAGGTGATGTGGCCCCACTTCTCGTAGTCGATCTGCGAGGTGATTTCCGGGGCCGGGATATTGGGCTTGCGATAGGGCTCCTTCACGAGCCGCTGCGCTTCCTGCTTCAGCGCCTCGTAGGAGAAGGGCGTGGGCTCGCCGAGCTTGACATTGGAGATGCGCGACGCCGCGGCTTCGGCCGGCCGGGCGCCGACGGCGCCGAGCGCGCTCGTCGCGGCCGCGACTTTGAGGAAGGAACGGCGGTCCTGCTTCTCGATCATCTCAAGTTCCCTATCGACGAAAACCAAGGAGCCTATGGCGTCGCAATGCGGCGCTCTCTGGGCGGAACGCTCGACGCTTCAACGAGGGCTTGGGCGCGCTCAGCCGCGGATCGGCTCGTTGCGGATCGCGGTCTTCATAAAGAAATAGAGGCCGATGAGGCCAAAAGCCGCGAAGACGATCTCAATGCCGCGGCTGATCATCGGGTCGAGCTGGAACAGGCCGCCGAGCGCCCAGCCAGCCGCCCAGGATGCGCCGACAAGCTCCGTCCCGACGAGGATCGCGACGGCGACCAGCGTGGAAAGGTGCAGGTAGTTGATCGGCTTCTGGCTCATGTCCGGCTCTCGATGGCGGCGCGGCGCCGCGTAAGCCCTGCTATATCAAAGGAAGGCGCGAGGCAATACCG contains:
- a CDS encoding bifunctional diguanylate cyclase/phosphodiesterase, which codes for MPVIYAGMVEQHDPSLVFLAACVCALTAFAAIALLAHAAETEAGKRLSWLSVCATAIGLGVWSTHFVAMLAYSPGVDHGYDAALALAALLGSIASSFLAFRLALSAHFRFAAPLAGLLFGIGLAATHYLGATAFRVAGRMSWDGALVAASVIAGAAFSALGLSRALRASSMAARSAAAVFLVAAIGGLHFTGMAAMSVIPDPTIAIPPNAISPSAMAIVSAASSILIVTFSLFGLLNENERRRRLAEAERMRGLANAAVEGLLICCNGVVVTANDSFLALVGRDRTSVLGADLSAFFPKDNVCEAAQAAQKTPFETDLICESGGLIRVELLCRTIDFEGSPHIAVAVRDIRARQKAEDRIRFLAHHDVLTGLPNRSSCYDMLDSEIAASVHSERRLAVMLIDLDHFKEVNDLFGHAEGDAMLKSFARVVSSALGGGATLARLGGDEFAAILPGIADRDAAGRVARAILDAIKMENDKNRSRAVMSASIGIALHPADGGDRETLLAHADMALYQTKAEKRGGYRHFDPVMAARIRDRRAIEQDLRSAIDGDELHLVYQPQTDISTNEIVGFEALLRWTHPARGNIPPTDFIPIAEESRIMLRLDEWVLAAACREAAKWRNPLSISVNISAASLRNRHFPAILRNILTASGLDPARLELEVTETTLIVDFERALETMLSVKAMGVRIAMDDFGTGYSSLTYLRAFPFDRLKIDRTFIGSVTNCDQSATIVRAVLGLGRSLGLPVVAEGVETQEELRFLAGEHCDKAQGYLIGRPALIDAFVNIVDRAPKEADKAAA
- a CDS encoding FkbM family methyltransferase; the protein is MTTLGELGKKYDEWRRKALPQSVNDADWRHEETRARLIEIKDLLLPRFPQSSASGTRALQDELRATLRLLEPQKAIGVAKARVGSAGDGGYVQLDDLTGVIHAFSFGVCDDDAWDLAMAQAGVPVEQFDHSVENAPSSHPLLRFHRKMIAAQPGPDSESLAALVAEFSKSDTPDLFLKMDIEGWEWEVFDATPDELLVKHAQIVCEFHDLSQLASPQFYFRAKRVLEKLHRLFAVTHVHANNCVPYNLIANIPLPDVLEISFASRARYRFEPSQETFPTPLDAPCSPDKPDYILGAFRF
- a CDS encoding glucan biosynthesis protein, which translates into the protein MIEKQDRRSFLKVAAATSALGAVGARPAEAAASRISNVKLGEPTPFSYEALKQEAQRLVKEPYRKPNIPAPEITSQIDYEKWGHITYNTDHALFADTKERFPIEFFHLGMFFKKAVRIHAVENGVAREVLYDTSYFNMPDDSIARQLPPGAGFAGFRIQESKEGPLDWKKNDWVAFLGASYFRAIGELRQYGLSARGVALDTWQAGASEEFPDFTHIYVGPETEDGVVLHALLEGPSIVGAYKFLMTRGKGVVMDIDCALYLRGKFTRFGIAPLTSMYWFSETVKPTAVDWRPEVHDSDGLSMWTGAGERLWRPLNNPSRVVASAFGDENPKGFGLMQRDRSYDHYQDNVFYDRRPSVWVEPKGDWGKGAVQLIEIPTDDEIHDNIVAMWVPDKPAVPGAAFEFSYRLHWLADEPYPAGLARCVATRLGNGGQPGKPRPKGVRKFMVEFLGDPLAKLPYGVKPEPILWASRGTFSYIYTEAVFDGVPGHWRAQFDLTVDGTDPVEMRLFLKNGDKVISENWLYQYHPF
- a CDS encoding glycosyltransferase family 4 protein, producing MTDFDAQNRIDDYLRRQVFEEECFLRAYEMDPYTRIVYRRFRELYWTVSRLLKRDNVANASSAFRAPIFPAAVQLQPGPRILIDATDLVASGKATGIQRVVKEISVNAAALGLGLPVVVKDGKLVAACGEGGETIECREGDILLLLDAGWNRLDDYAQLLQDFRARGGKIVACLYDLFPLLYPTLYTHTLIANFEAWTHRVLLDCDAIVAISKSVADRFATYVKGLERKPRDGMKLGWWRLGADFKQEDKKAPAPSIEALARRAPFFLSVGTVETRKGYPVALEAFERLWAEGLEANYIIVGRPGWNAAAFEDRLRRHREKGRRLFWLDNASDADLAFLYREARAVVLPTMAEGFGLPLVEAAHFGAPVIASDIAVFREIGGDAACYFDLLDAGSLVGRIRQMLAAEKHAPVIPPSSWSDSAAELMRMLREDCYQRSLG